The Lycium barbarum isolate Lr01 chromosome 12, ASM1917538v2, whole genome shotgun sequence genome includes a region encoding these proteins:
- the LOC132621877 gene encoding protein DOG1-like 4, translating into MYHIPLEKKKKKRMTTQAAKNFSKYYENWMSQLEELLKLLLIIPRETSYLKDHEALVNKMTTHHKDYYTAKWAAAHEDILAFFAPMWLSPLENAYLWVTGCKPSMIFRLVGVALNQLSDEQLKNVEALRLKIRGEEEKVEREMERQQVAMGDRKMVELARLKSSDNNNNSNNNNQLDGLVEVALKGLMVSLERVMKMADCVRLKTLKGLLDILSPAQCVDFLAAISMLQIQMRKRGRKRENFAIK; encoded by the coding sequence ATGTACCACATTcctcttgaaaaaaaaaaaaaaaaaagaatgacaaCCCAAGCAGCgaaaaatttctcaaaatactACGAGAATTGGATGAGTCAACTTGAAGAGTTACTCAAACTACTACTAATCATTCCAAGGGAAACCTCATACCTCAAAGATCACGAAGCCTTAGTGAACAAAATGACCACACATCACAAAGATTACTACACAGCCAAATGGGCAGCAGCACATGAAGATATCTTAGCATTTTTTGCACCAATGTGGCTGAGCCCTTTAGAAAATGCATACTTATGGGTCACTGGATGTAAGCCCTCAATGATCTTCCGGCTAGTCGGTGTGGCTCTTAACCAGTTGAGTGATGAGCAGTTGAAAAATGTTGAAGCTTTGAGGTTGAAAATAAGGGGAGAAGAAGAGAAAGTGGAGAGGGAAATGGAGAGGCAACAGGTGGCAATGGGAGATAGAAAAATGGTGGAGTTGGCAAGGTTGAAAAGcagtgataataataataatagtaataataataatcaattgGATGGGTTAGTTGAGGTGGCGTTGAAAGGGTTAATGGTGAGTTTAGAGAGGGTTATGAAAATGGCTGATTGTGTTAGGCTTAAGACTTTGAAGGGTTTGTTGGATATATTGAGTCCTGCACAGTGTGTGGATTTCTTGGCTGCTATTTCTATGCTTCAAATTCAGATGAGGAAACGGGGAAGAAAGAGAGAGAACTTTGCAATTAAGTAA